A genome region from Petrotoga sibirica DSM 13575 includes the following:
- a CDS encoding radical SAM protein, producing the protein MRLSYATAVELGLKKGKINFSNYTAYLMIGEKCLFNCSYCAQARDAQSKAELLSRIKWPEISLETFKSIFIPAKFKRICIQVVSSLDYWTDLNELLSFLKEKEIPISVSIRPRNIEEVRTLFEKYNVDRVGIAIDVANKELFSKIRGGKYEFYEKILKNASNEFPNRITTHIIVGLGETDKNIIDFLLKMKKFKILVSLFSFTPIKGTKFEGLLPPSLSRYRKIQIAREIILQYDVEKTDFLFDSKGNLQKLPEVEVDIEEAKKTSGCPWCTRPFYNEKPTEEPYNVPIPRNINL; encoded by the coding sequence TTGCGTTTATCGTATGCAACAGCTGTAGAACTCGGTTTAAAAAAAGGAAAAATTAACTTTTCAAACTACACAGCTTATCTCATGATCGGGGAAAAGTGCCTTTTCAACTGTTCTTATTGTGCACAAGCCAGAGACGCTCAAAGTAAAGCAGAGCTATTATCAAGAATCAAATGGCCCGAAATATCTCTAGAAACTTTTAAAAGTATCTTCATCCCAGCAAAATTTAAACGTATTTGCATCCAAGTTGTTTCTTCTTTAGATTATTGGACTGACTTAAACGAATTATTATCTTTCTTGAAAGAAAAAGAAATACCTATATCTGTTTCTATAAGGCCAAGAAATATTGAAGAAGTTAGAACCTTGTTTGAAAAGTACAACGTTGATAGGGTTGGAATAGCCATAGATGTAGCAAACAAGGAACTTTTCTCAAAAATTAGAGGTGGTAAATACGAATTCTACGAAAAAATACTCAAAAATGCTTCAAATGAGTTCCCTAATAGAATTACAACACACATAATCGTGGGATTAGGAGAAACTGACAAAAACATTATAGACTTTTTATTAAAAATGAAAAAGTTTAAGATATTGGTAAGTCTTTTTTCTTTTACCCCCATAAAGGGTACAAAATTTGAAGGCCTTTTACCTCCTTCTTTATCTAGGTACAGAAAAATCCAGATTGCTAGAGAAATCATCCTACAATACGATGTAGAAAAAACTGATTTTCTTTTCGATTCAAAGGGTAACCTTCAAAAGTTGCCTGAAGTTGAGGTAGATATTGAAGAAGCTAAAAAAACCTCAGGATGTCCGTGGTGTACACGTCCTTTTTACAATGAAAAGCCAACAGAAGAACCATATAACGTCCCTATACCCCGAAACATCAATCTCTAA
- a CDS encoding glycerophosphodiester phosphodiesterase family protein: MNEFVILGHRGYRAKFVENTIEAFKKAREYGADGIEYDSRLTKDGTLVVLHDDSIDNRKLKELTYEELKQIRFKNRQTIPTVEEVISNLDDQALLNLEIKEVEAAFPSYEITKRMNALERTLFSSFKIEALRKVRSLDKSAKIGLLIEYDTLNYVDELNKEINLYSLNLWINALKENIELSKELLHKWKEKGFTIFLWTVNDPKDLHTFKGLYDGVITDEVEKIVEARGQIAKEKL; this comes from the coding sequence ATGAATGAATTTGTGATTTTGGGGCATAGGGGTTACAGGGCAAAATTTGTCGAAAATACGATAGAAGCCTTTAAAAAAGCGAGAGAGTATGGCGCCGACGGGATTGAATATGATTCGAGATTAACTAAAGATGGAACCTTGGTTGTTCTTCATGACGATAGCATTGACAACAGAAAGTTGAAGGAATTAACTTACGAGGAGTTAAAGCAAATACGTTTTAAAAATAGACAGACCATTCCAACAGTCGAAGAAGTTATATCTAATTTAGATGACCAAGCTCTTCTTAATTTGGAAATCAAAGAGGTTGAAGCGGCTTTTCCTTCTTACGAAATTACTAAAAGAATGAATGCACTTGAGCGAACCCTGTTTTCTTCTTTTAAAATTGAAGCTTTGAGAAAGGTCAGAAGTTTAGATAAAAGTGCAAAGATTGGATTACTGATTGAATATGATACTTTAAATTACGTAGATGAATTGAATAAGGAGATAAATCTTTATTCTTTGAATCTTTGGATAAATGCTTTAAAAGAAAATATAGAACTTTCTAAAGAGCTCTTGCATAAATGGAAAGAAAAAGGTTTTACGATATTTTTATGGACGGTGAATGATCCCAAGGATTTACACACATTCAAAGGTTTGTACGATGGTGTAATTACCGATGAGGTTGAAAAAATAGTTGAGGCAAGGGGACAAATTGCAAAAGAGAAACTTTAG
- a CDS encoding ADP-ribosylglycohydrolase family protein — protein sequence MKAWENEFNRRRNAKPKKDHFEKWEDVEKMNVFPKETLITLWESKVPGSNAPESLIVGAVQSLENMGKNVNQAELLLDKGFEALENKDYSKLKAITSEIFFSLSKANSLDNNEYEKYDRPLDWNELSISFPKQKSNNIDNLKDKIHGGWLGQLAGGSMGTKIEGYTHDALEETYPDQLGTYIGEVSTINDDVTYELIFLKTYEEKGEKISSKDLATNWISYIPFGWSAELIALENIKRGIFPPKSGSFNNPFQEWIGAQMRCMVHGLLRPGDPYNAAKLAFIDSQVSHNGNGIYGGIHSAVMTSLAFSEKDPRKIIEKSLDYIPKNTEFKKVVDNVVKYCKANHDWINVLRKTEEDFKKYNWVHLYPNTASVLTSLWFGEGDFDKTMKIVSSFGYDVDCNAGEAGTILGIIYGANDFPSYWSDPLKDTLETYLPDFSKIKISTLAEWTFQLSAQKGYK from the coding sequence ATGAAGGCATGGGAAAACGAATTTAATAGAAGAAGAAACGCAAAACCAAAAAAAGATCACTTCGAAAAATGGGAAGATGTAGAAAAAATGAACGTTTTCCCAAAAGAGACATTAATAACCCTTTGGGAGAGTAAAGTTCCAGGTTCTAACGCTCCAGAATCTCTCATCGTTGGTGCAGTCCAATCCTTAGAAAACATGGGAAAAAACGTAAACCAAGCGGAGTTATTGCTAGATAAAGGCTTCGAAGCATTAGAAAATAAAGATTACTCTAAATTAAAGGCTATAACCTCAGAAATTTTCTTTTCCCTTTCTAAAGCCAATTCATTAGACAATAACGAATATGAAAAATATGATAGACCTTTGGACTGGAACGAACTCTCTATCTCTTTTCCTAAGCAAAAGTCTAACAATATTGACAATCTAAAAGACAAGATTCATGGTGGTTGGTTAGGTCAACTTGCAGGTGGATCTATGGGAACCAAAATTGAAGGATATACCCATGATGCGTTGGAAGAAACATATCCTGATCAATTGGGTACTTACATAGGTGAGGTTTCAACGATTAACGATGATGTAACCTATGAATTGATTTTTCTCAAAACTTACGAAGAGAAAGGGGAAAAGATCTCTTCAAAAGATTTAGCAACAAATTGGATATCGTACATACCTTTTGGATGGAGTGCTGAGTTGATAGCCCTTGAAAATATCAAAAGAGGAATATTTCCACCCAAGTCAGGATCTTTTAATAACCCATTTCAAGAATGGATAGGAGCACAGATGAGATGCATGGTTCATGGTTTATTGCGACCTGGCGATCCATACAATGCAGCCAAGTTAGCTTTCATAGATTCACAAGTATCCCATAATGGTAATGGTATATACGGCGGCATACATAGTGCAGTCATGACATCTTTGGCTTTTTCTGAAAAAGATCCAAGAAAAATCATTGAAAAATCATTGGATTATATCCCCAAAAATACTGAATTTAAAAAAGTCGTAGATAATGTAGTAAAATATTGTAAAGCAAATCATGATTGGATCAACGTCCTTAGAAAAACAGAGGAGGATTTTAAAAAGTATAATTGGGTTCATCTTTATCCCAATACCGCCTCGGTTTTAACTTCTCTGTGGTTTGGAGAAGGGGATTTTGATAAAACGATGAAAATCGTGTCTTCTTTCGGTTATGACGTTGATTGTAATGCCGGGGAGGCAGGTACGATATTGGGTATAATATATGGTGCAAATGATTTTCCTTCTTATTGGTCAGACCCTTTGAAAGACACGTTGGAAACCTATTTACCAGATTTCTCAAAGATAAAAATATCTACATTGGCAGAATGGACATTTCAATTAAGTGCCCAAAAAGGGTACAAATAA
- a CDS encoding BMP family ABC transporter substrate-binding protein, whose product MKRFTFFMFIVILFSFTVFAVPQKVAYVINGSLGDQSFYDSGYAGIKQLENDYGVQTRVIECNFDPSLYYPSLLTAARWADVVFVISYGFEEELKTIATQFPNKIFVNIDTIVEDDQGIISNVDYIEEEGAFMAGVVAGIVTSMTELEGINPQKLIGAVGGDDDIVIRSFVYGYEQGAHYIDPEIEVRTIYVGSWDDPAKGKQAALQLYSQGVDVIFQIASLTGSGVLQAAQEVGKYAIGVDSNQNGLAPGHVITSDLKEVGKSIELVFKDIVDGRYEPGTLYKLGLKSGAVGLAIDEYTYKILPKETVEKILQIQKDVTDGKIVVKEYRE is encoded by the coding sequence ATGAAAAGATTCACATTTTTTATGTTCATTGTTATTCTCTTTTCTTTCACAGTTTTTGCAGTGCCACAAAAGGTTGCTTACGTAATAAACGGTTCCCTTGGGGATCAATCCTTTTATGATTCCGGTTACGCTGGCATCAAACAACTGGAAAATGATTATGGGGTTCAAACAAGGGTAATTGAATGCAACTTTGATCCTTCGCTCTATTATCCAAGTTTACTCACAGCTGCGAGGTGGGCAGATGTTGTATTCGTAATCTCTTATGGCTTTGAAGAAGAATTAAAAACCATAGCAACACAATTCCCAAATAAGATTTTCGTAAATATTGACACCATAGTTGAAGATGACCAGGGTATAATATCAAACGTCGATTACATCGAAGAGGAAGGGGCTTTCATGGCTGGAGTTGTAGCAGGTATCGTTACATCAATGACAGAATTGGAAGGAATAAATCCCCAAAAACTAATAGGAGCAGTAGGTGGAGATGACGATATAGTAATAAGATCCTTTGTATATGGTTATGAACAAGGAGCACATTACATAGATCCTGAAATTGAAGTAAGAACGATATACGTGGGGAGTTGGGATGATCCTGCAAAAGGGAAACAAGCCGCTTTACAACTTTACTCTCAGGGTGTGGATGTAATATTTCAAATCGCGAGTTTAACAGGATCGGGAGTTTTACAAGCCGCCCAAGAAGTAGGGAAATATGCTATTGGCGTAGATTCAAATCAAAATGGTCTTGCCCCGGGTCACGTGATCACCAGCGATCTTAAAGAAGTTGGAAAATCTATTGAACTAGTTTTTAAAGACATAGTAGATGGAAGATATGAACCCGGTACGTTGTACAAACTCGGATTAAAATCCGGAGCGGTAGGATTGGCAATCGATGAGTACACATATAAGATTCTTCCTAAAGAAACTGTAGAAAAAATATTACAGATTCAGAAAGATGTTACGGATGGAAAAATTGTGGTCAAAGAGTATAGAGAATAA
- a CDS encoding ABC transporter ATP-binding protein, with the protein MSYIQMKDIYKVYPPDVLALEGVNFSLERGEIHSIIGENGAGKSTLMKILYGMVPPSSGEIVINNKEQKITNPNVAIQIGIGMVHQEFMLVPSFKVYENVVLGLEKTKNFGFVDKEKILNELEEITKKFSLVVDLQATTSNLSVASQQKVEILKLLYRKVDTLIFDEPTAVLTPQETQQLFKEIRNIRDTGKTIVFISHKLEEVLEISDIITVMRRGKIISTLKNDNLSKGELAKMMVGKEVMLTIKKVPKEPGKEIFKCENLTVASNKTKINLLSNINIVIRSGEIVGLAGVEGNGQYEIVQTIIGEIYPHHGKIYIEDKNITELPIRKRRRLIGYIPADRKRYGLALNAVLTENLSMTHHLGEKLSKFKYIMDWKKAKKFAKGLIKQYNILSRSINDLPKSLSGGNQQKLIVAREFSLDAPFLLLDQPTRGLDVGSIEYVHNVILEMRKQGKGIMMISADLDELLSMCDRLYVVRKGEIVAELDPKIHSKEEVGEYMLGAKL; encoded by the coding sequence ATGTCATACATACAAATGAAAGATATATATAAAGTATATCCACCTGATGTTTTAGCCTTGGAAGGAGTGAATTTCTCCTTAGAAAGAGGAGAAATTCATTCTATTATAGGAGAAAACGGAGCCGGAAAAAGCACGCTGATGAAGATCTTATACGGTATGGTACCTCCATCCAGTGGTGAGATCGTTATCAATAATAAAGAACAAAAAATAACTAACCCAAACGTAGCTATTCAAATTGGTATAGGTATGGTTCACCAAGAATTTATGCTCGTTCCTTCTTTTAAGGTATACGAGAATGTTGTTTTAGGTTTAGAAAAGACAAAAAATTTCGGTTTCGTAGATAAAGAAAAAATATTAAATGAGTTAGAAGAGATTACCAAAAAGTTTAGTTTGGTTGTTGATTTACAAGCAACAACTTCTAACCTCTCTGTCGCATCTCAACAAAAAGTGGAGATCCTAAAATTGTTGTATAGAAAGGTCGACACGTTAATTTTTGATGAACCAACAGCGGTATTAACCCCTCAAGAAACTCAGCAACTGTTCAAAGAGATAAGAAATATTAGAGATACAGGCAAAACCATTGTTTTTATCAGTCATAAATTGGAAGAAGTATTGGAAATCTCAGATATTATAACAGTTATGAGAAGAGGAAAAATTATCTCAACTTTAAAAAACGATAACCTCTCAAAAGGCGAATTGGCGAAAATGATGGTGGGCAAAGAAGTTATGCTTACAATAAAGAAAGTCCCAAAAGAACCAGGTAAAGAGATTTTTAAATGTGAAAATTTAACCGTTGCTTCGAATAAAACAAAGATAAACCTATTGTCAAACATAAATATTGTTATTAGATCAGGAGAGATAGTCGGTTTAGCAGGAGTAGAGGGCAATGGTCAATACGAGATTGTACAAACAATAATTGGTGAAATTTATCCACACCACGGAAAAATATATATAGAAGATAAAAATATCACAGAGCTCCCCATCAGAAAAAGAAGAAGACTAATAGGTTATATCCCAGCTGATAGAAAAAGATATGGATTAGCTTTAAACGCCGTTTTAACAGAAAATCTTTCCATGACTCACCACTTAGGTGAAAAATTGTCAAAATTTAAATATATCATGGATTGGAAAAAGGCCAAAAAATTTGCAAAGGGTTTGATCAAACAATACAACATCCTTTCAAGAAGTATCAACGATCTTCCCAAAAGTCTTTCTGGAGGTAATCAGCAGAAATTAATAGTTGCTCGTGAATTCAGCCTCGATGCACCATTTTTGCTCTTGGACCAACCAACAAGAGGATTAGATGTTGGTTCAATAGAATATGTTCATAACGTTATTCTTGAGATGAGAAAACAAGGGAAAGGGATTATGATGATCTCTGCAGATCTAGACGAACTTTTATCTATGTGCGATAGGTTATACGTTGTACGAAAAGGAGAAATAGTTGCTGAATTAGACCCCAAAATTCACTCAAAAGAAGAAGTTGGCGAGTACATGTTGGGGGCCAAATTATGA
- a CDS encoding ABC transporter permease: protein MKSLNKILTGIVGIALSFLAGAILIKLQGNSPIDAYRALFDYGLVSWFSLSSTLNNATPLILTGMAAAIAFSSNVVNLGEPGQLIVGALTAALLGYYLPIPGIIGIFVILIISGIVGGLYGGLAGVLKKYYKMDEFITTLMLNFIADYFTLYLATYPFLDKNSYVPATRMIKKEFFLPTINGINISFFIAIFMVFVSSFVVTYLKKGYEWRMMGYNYNFSKIGGCENEENLIWVMFYTGFLSGLAGALLILGGTQHRFTKGIGANYGWDGVMLAIVGGNGVVETSVFAIFFGFLKAGGIGMEFEVSIPSEFTMVLQAIIVLLVVATRSTISYYSDKIRASLKVQRVVKSSE from the coding sequence ATGAAAAGTTTGAACAAAATACTAACAGGAATCGTTGGCATAGCCTTATCTTTTCTTGCAGGTGCGATTTTGATCAAACTTCAGGGGAATTCCCCTATTGATGCTTATCGAGCATTATTTGATTACGGATTAGTTTCATGGTTTTCCCTTTCTTCAACTTTAAACAACGCTACCCCATTGATTTTAACGGGTATGGCTGCAGCGATAGCCTTCAGTTCAAACGTGGTGAACCTTGGAGAACCAGGGCAACTGATTGTTGGAGCTTTGACCGCAGCACTTTTGGGATACTATCTACCCATCCCAGGAATCATAGGGATATTTGTTATTTTGATAATATCTGGTATCGTTGGTGGTTTATATGGTGGTTTGGCTGGCGTACTAAAAAAGTATTATAAAATGGATGAATTTATAACCACTTTAATGTTGAATTTCATAGCTGATTACTTTACCTTGTACCTGGCAACCTATCCATTTTTGGATAAAAACTCATATGTTCCTGCCACTCGTATGATTAAAAAAGAATTTTTTCTTCCCACTATCAACGGAATTAATATTAGTTTTTTCATAGCGATTTTTATGGTCTTTGTTTCTTCCTTTGTTGTAACTTATCTAAAAAAAGGTTACGAATGGCGGATGATGGGATACAATTATAATTTTTCAAAGATTGGTGGATGTGAAAATGAAGAAAATTTAATCTGGGTTATGTTTTATACAGGTTTCCTTTCCGGGTTAGCAGGTGCTTTGCTGATATTGGGTGGAACTCAACATAGGTTTACTAAAGGAATCGGAGCAAACTATGGTTGGGATGGGGTAATGCTTGCCATAGTTGGAGGTAACGGCGTCGTTGAAACATCAGTTTTTGCAATATTCTTCGGATTTCTTAAAGCAGGTGGAATAGGTATGGAATTCGAGGTATCAATACCTTCAGAATTTACAATGGTTCTTCAAGCTATAATCGTTTTATTAGTTGTTGCAACAAGGAGTACGATATCTTACTACAGTGATAAAATCAGGGCTTCTCTGAAAGTACAAAGAGTGGTGAAATCCTCTGAATAA
- a CDS encoding ABC transporter permease: MRDSFSSATPILLAALGGTFTYYANVFNIAMEGMMLIGAFFGVLGSYLFQSWAIGMLFAVISGVVVALIFSAFALSLKTDEFLTGIGINMLALGGTTYLLRNIFEVKGAFISPRIESLPTWDIPILNQIPILSQILNYHPFIVYLAILLALLLEVIIFHTKFGLRLRATGEDPETTRSLGINPNKMKFTSILLSGILSSMAGTYLSLGYVTLFSENMSNGRGWISLAIIILVKGRPLGILLMSLLFGFFESVTFTLQNFNIPPQITSMLPYVITLVVLFLYSFNKNKEEK, encoded by the coding sequence ATTAGGGACAGTTTTAGTAGTGCAACTCCTATACTTCTTGCAGCATTGGGGGGGACTTTTACCTACTACGCCAACGTATTCAACATCGCTATGGAAGGTATGATGCTCATCGGGGCTTTCTTCGGAGTTTTGGGAAGTTATCTTTTTCAAAGTTGGGCAATTGGCATGTTGTTTGCAGTCATTTCTGGAGTTGTTGTTGCTTTAATTTTTTCGGCATTTGCATTGTCCCTTAAAACAGACGAATTTTTGACTGGTATAGGTATAAATATGCTCGCCTTGGGCGGAACTACGTATCTTTTAAGGAATATTTTCGAAGTAAAAGGTGCCTTCATATCTCCAAGGATAGAATCTCTTCCAACATGGGACATACCTATTTTAAATCAAATTCCTATACTCTCACAAATATTGAATTATCATCCTTTTATTGTTTACTTAGCAATACTTTTAGCTTTGTTGTTAGAAGTTATAATATTTCATACAAAATTCGGTCTCAGACTTAGGGCAACAGGGGAAGATCCAGAAACCACAAGATCTTTAGGCATTAATCCTAATAAAATGAAGTTTACCTCTATACTACTTTCAGGTATACTTTCTTCCATGGCTGGCACATACTTATCCTTAGGCTATGTTACCCTTTTCAGTGAAAATATGTCAAACGGCAGAGGATGGATCTCTTTGGCTATAATAATCTTGGTAAAAGGTCGTCCTTTAGGAATACTTTTAATGTCTTTACTGTTCGGATTTTTTGAAAGTGTGACTTTCACTCTTCAAAACTTCAATATCCCACCACAAATCACTTCCATGTTACCTTATGTGATTACTTTGGTAGTCTTATTTCTATACAGTTTCAATAAAAACAAAGAAGAAAAATGA
- a CDS encoding LacI family DNA-binding transcriptional regulator: MNRQVTIKDIAKEAGVSISTVSRVVNSSLPVKKETKEKVLKAIEKLNYYPDSLARSLRVGYTKTIGIIIPNIANPFFATIVRGAEDFLRSKGFSLIICNSDNNIAEEKKLFKTLLEKKVDGILYSGIGDHVENLINRNVKTVFIDRIIKNNKFSYVCSNNYNGMYKLLEYLYNSNHRKFIFISGKKEIFSAAERLRAFQDFANEYKIDFKIYEGEYTHESGISIAKKIKNLPDVVVCANDLLAYGVIEHFKSKGLKVPKDVSVTGYDDIAFSKMFSPPLTTVKQPIYEMGKTAGKMIFTTLSKKIDHIPVKQFENEIIIRESTRRRL; encoded by the coding sequence ATGAATAGACAAGTAACCATAAAAGATATAGCAAAAGAAGCAGGAGTATCCATATCTACTGTTTCAAGGGTGGTAAACAGTTCCTTACCAGTAAAAAAAGAAACGAAAGAAAAGGTCTTAAAGGCAATTGAAAAGTTGAATTATTATCCCGATTCTCTCGCCAGGAGTTTAAGAGTTGGATACACCAAGACAATAGGTATAATCATCCCAAATATTGCCAATCCCTTTTTTGCAACTATAGTAAGAGGGGCAGAAGATTTTCTAAGATCAAAAGGCTTTTCTTTGATTATATGCAATTCGGATAACAACATTGCTGAAGAAAAAAAATTATTTAAAACATTACTCGAAAAGAAAGTCGATGGGATTTTATACTCAGGCATAGGTGACCATGTTGAAAATCTCATAAACAGAAATGTAAAAACCGTTTTCATAGACAGGATCATTAAAAACAATAAATTCTCTTACGTTTGTTCTAACAATTACAATGGGATGTATAAATTACTCGAATATCTCTATAATTCAAATCACAGAAAATTCATATTTATAAGCGGTAAAAAAGAAATATTCAGTGCAGCTGAAAGATTAAGAGCCTTCCAAGATTTTGCAAATGAATATAAGATAGATTTTAAAATATATGAGGGAGAGTATACTCATGAATCGGGGATTTCAATTGCTAAAAAGATTAAAAATCTTCCCGACGTTGTGGTATGTGCAAACGATTTGTTGGCTTATGGAGTTATAGAACATTTTAAATCAAAGGGTTTGAAAGTGCCAAAAGATGTAAGCGTCACTGGCTACGACGACATCGCCTTTAGTAAAATGTTCTCGCCACCCTTAACGACTGTGAAACAACCTATATATGAAATGGGAAAAACGGCTGGAAAAATGATCTTTACAACACTTTCAAAGAAAATAGATCACATCCCTGTAAAACAGTTTGAGAACGAGATAATTATTCGGGAAAGTACGAGGAGGAGATTATAG
- a CDS encoding ABC transporter substrate-binding protein, which produces MKGIKVFLVVLISAISLVSFSQDVTVTWWYESVTPDNLKAMEENLVKPFEESHPGIKIEIIVKNQLQEVLRTAIIAGEGPDIIMTMGPAEANRYASAGYLLPLDEYLEKTGLLEEIPKMFLEVGKVGGKIYSIPKTMESMGVIYNKTLFEKYGLKEPKNRQEWLELNNSVKAQGILPIGAGNANWKPTNEHYVTLYLNHYAGPENVYKALKGELRWDDTLFVEAIEMLKTDFEKYWPKYEIYSVLNPEDFVPMVSMGQSAMFLVGTWGFQWVIDPDYWPSDDEFGWFPFPTLREDVPYPLVDIGIGTTLSVNKNSPNSEEATEFISWTLAENKQGIANLLRDFPGEWIAPVEIPEEVVPNDVDPIFYEHVQTQYDLLQKGNYGYTTWTFLGPETWQWCYEGIEQVWLNKITPEEYMSKWQEIFTKELKEGLVPPIPERR; this is translated from the coding sequence ATGAAAGGAATTAAAGTATTTTTGGTAGTGTTAATTTCAGCAATATCACTTGTGTCATTTTCGCAAGATGTAACAGTTACTTGGTGGTATGAAAGTGTTACTCCAGATAATTTAAAAGCTATGGAAGAAAATTTAGTTAAACCTTTTGAAGAAAGTCATCCAGGTATTAAAATAGAAATCATTGTAAAAAATCAATTACAAGAAGTTCTTAGGACAGCTATTATTGCAGGTGAAGGGCCTGATATAATAATGACGATGGGTCCAGCAGAAGCTAACAGATACGCTTCAGCAGGCTATTTACTTCCCTTAGATGAATATTTGGAAAAAACAGGTTTACTCGAAGAAATTCCAAAAATGTTTTTAGAAGTGGGAAAAGTAGGAGGAAAGATTTACTCAATACCAAAAACTATGGAAAGCATGGGAGTAATATATAATAAGACTCTTTTTGAGAAATATGGGTTGAAAGAACCAAAAAATAGGCAAGAATGGTTAGAACTTAATAATAGTGTAAAGGCTCAGGGTATTTTGCCAATAGGAGCAGGGAATGCTAATTGGAAACCAACCAATGAGCATTATGTAACTCTTTATTTAAATCACTATGCAGGTCCAGAAAATGTGTATAAAGCTTTAAAAGGAGAGTTACGATGGGATGACACTCTTTTTGTCGAAGCGATAGAAATGTTAAAAACTGATTTTGAGAAATATTGGCCGAAATATGAGATTTATTCGGTTTTAAACCCTGAAGATTTTGTTCCGATGGTTTCAATGGGGCAATCAGCAATGTTTTTAGTTGGTACGTGGGGTTTCCAATGGGTAATAGACCCTGACTACTGGCCATCTGATGATGAATTTGGTTGGTTCCCATTTCCTACTTTGAGAGAAGATGTGCCTTATCCTCTTGTAGATATAGGCATTGGTACGACTCTTTCCGTGAACAAAAATAGCCCCAACTCGGAAGAAGCTACTGAATTTATATCTTGGACATTAGCTGAGAATAAACAAGGAATAGCTAACTTATTAAGAGATTTTCCTGGAGAATGGATTGCCCCTGTTGAAATTCCAGAGGAAGTTGTTCCAAATGATGTAGATCCAATTTTTTATGAACATGTTCAAACACAGTATGACTTACTCCAAAAAGGTAATTATGGTTACACAACTTGGACTTTTTTGGGTCCTGAAACATGGCAATGGTGTTACGAAGGTATAGAACAGGTTTGGTTGAACAAAATTACTCCTGAAGAGTACATGAGCAAGTGGCAAGAAATATTCACAAAAGAGTTAAAAGAAGGCTTAGTCCCACCAATTCCAGAAAGGAGGTAA
- a CDS encoding carbohydrate ABC transporter permease, translating into MKALTNNLIWTLIFLTIPVIMGLIVAELLRKTKWTFLQPFFFFPVILPVASVGLIWKFIYHPIRGLGKYLDVVVLGNPEIALYGIAFANIWAWWGFLCVVFYSAMQGISSELYESARLDGANKWQEFIYITIPQIIPTIVFMEVMTIIWSFLVFDWVWIMTQGGPAGSSELLATLLYKKAFYSYKVGEASAIGVIISLFGFLGVSLYYYLNKRGVEV; encoded by the coding sequence TTGAAAGCTCTAACTAACAATCTTATTTGGACTTTGATTTTCCTTACTATACCAGTAATAATGGGATTAATTGTGGCTGAATTACTAAGAAAAACAAAATGGACATTTTTACAGCCTTTTTTTTTCTTTCCGGTAATTTTGCCTGTAGCATCGGTAGGTTTGATATGGAAATTTATATATCATCCCATTAGAGGATTAGGTAAGTATTTAGATGTAGTTGTATTAGGGAACCCTGAAATCGCATTATACGGAATAGCTTTTGCAAATATTTGGGCTTGGTGGGGTTTCCTTTGCGTTGTTTTCTATAGTGCTATGCAAGGGATATCTTCAGAACTTTATGAATCAGCCCGTTTAGATGGCGCTAACAAATGGCAAGAATTTATATACATAACGATTCCTCAAATAATTCCAACGATTGTTTTTATGGAAGTTATGACAATAATTTGGTCATTCTTAGTCTTTGATTGGGTTTGGATTATGACACAAGGAGGTCCAGCTGGTTCCTCAGAACTATTGGCAACTCTTTTATATAAAAAAGCCTTTTATTCCTACAAAGTTGGGGAGGCGAGTGCAATCGGTGTTATCATCTCTTTATTTGGTTTCTTAGGAGTATCTTTATATTATTATTTGAACAAAAGAGGAGTTGAAGTTTAA